The nucleotide sequence ATCCAGTTAGTTTCACGTCTATAATCCTAAAAGTCATTTCATTAGATGCAAACACAGAGCatttattttcaattttagtgCAAAAAGACGTTCTTAATTATCAATTATTTTTATCTTACGTGTTGTCATGCATATTTTGTTCAGTCAGGCAGGCAGGAAGGAAACAGTTTTGGATTTAGCCAAGTTTGTTGACAAGGGTATCAAGATCAAGCTCACTGGGCGAAGACAAGGTTAGCAAATACATATCTGTCTTTTACTATTTTGTTTTATATTACTTACAAATGAATGTAACTGAAGTAGGATGAACGGATGGAACTGCTTGAAAATGATTATTAGTTATGAAGTATTAGCCATTAGGTGTTCCATCTGTTCTTACAGAGTATGAACTTTAACTGCTTTATGAAATCTCAATCTATCAGGTATAAAATTTTTCTTTATCTTTCAAAAGATAAGTTGGCATGTCAATACAATGCCTACATGCTTTCTATGTTGGTAACCTGCCAAAAACGGTTAGGGTCGAAACTGGTGAATTTTCATGGTGATCGACAGGGGTCCAAACACTTTTTGTTAAGTTTTTTAAAGTTGGTATAATTAGAAATTTTTATCTTCAATaacaaactaatttttttatataaaaagataTACACGGTTTTAAGTACTATAAAATACACTTACATCACTCTGAACATGTTTGACCTGTTACCGTTAAGTTATTATTTTTACCTGTTAAAACGGTAAGAGATATAACCTAACCCGAATCgacccattcataagtaaatgggtcaaagtTACCAACTCGAGTTGTCACGGATACGTGATTTACCTTATATACATGCAATTCAATTAATTATCACAAAAAATATGTAccatggtttttattttttatcttttttttttttttttgtaaataggTTCCAGGTGAGTCAATTTATAATTTTGATTTCTTTTTAAGTTCAGTTTTAGCAAATCTAATAATATTCTCAGCATAGTTTATAGTTTATTCTGATATGTAAATTACCTGCAGAAAGGTGAAAGGGAAGAGAATGCATTGACAAGTGAAAGTTTCGAAGAAAAAGTAACCGAACTTCCTGGAAACCAAGTGAAGCAACTTGAAACTAGCAGCCTAGTGGCAACAACTGTATATACACCACTAGAAACCGGTACCAGTAAACCAACCGATGAGAGTGGAATTTTTTATCAAGCACTCTCAGTTACCATGGTCATTGCTGATGAACACAGCAACACACCAGAAAGTTACAAGGCTGCAAAACCAACAGAACCTGAAGAAGAAACCATAAAGATTGGAGAAAAGGCTATTGAGAGTGAAGTATGTGGAAACAGTGTCCCCGAGAAGTCTGAAACCGACAGCGTCGAGCAGGGTAAGAAAGAAGCTTTCAACGTGTTGGAGAAGAACCAAGGTGATGGTTATGGTGTTACAAGCTCACAAGATGCTGCGTGTGAGGATATAAAAGAAACAACAGAAGAACATGCGCTCGTAGTGGCTGATTTCAAGGAGCAGGATCTGAATGAAACGCCTAGAGAGTTTGTCAAGGAAGAAACAGATGACAAATCAGTTGATGCACAAGAGGTAAATAATGTTTAACCCAAGTAATTTCTAATTATTCCAAAAGGCTGCTATGCTGGTGTTATAAGAGTGCGGGAATGGGTCAATCGGGGTTGTATATATTTGATACCGGATAAAATATATAACGGGTGGATTTGTTTAATataaagaaaaacataaaacaaaaattTCCAAGAAAGGTAACCAGAGATTAAAATGACCAACGGTGACCCCTTACTCAACCCAACCCAACAGACCATCCCTTTTGCCATTTTTACCTATCAGTATGACATTTTTACCTTCAACAATAATAAATTACATCAAAAATGATAAATGCTTAGAGAAAATGGCATTGTGAAGAAGACACCATTTATAAAAATTGTGGCTAATATTTGGATGAAAAAAGATGAATCCAAGCTGCTACAAATATTGTTGCTACAAGCTTTGAGCTTATTCATATACATTATTTTAGATTTTCTTTCACTCTACCCATAAACTCAAAATATAAATAATTTCATATAGGCAAGTGAACTGAGTGAAATTGGATCAAGGGACACAGAAGAACAAAAGTATGAGGAAAGTGTCAAGAAAATTGAGCAAGGTGTAGAGATTGAAGAAACCAAGCCGGATGTAGAAATTGCAAAAAGGAGCAAAATGGGTTATTACAAGCAATCACCCCCGATGCTTGCGCCTCAACACAAACAATACCTCAAGTAGAGACGACAGAACATGAAGAAAAGGAACAAGTTGTCAACGTATTAGAAAAAGATCAAGATGAGGATGACGTTACACGCGCACAGGAGGTGACGGTTGAAGGAGGCTTACAAGAAAAGACCCACCACAATGACAATAATGAACGTGAAGTTGTTGAAGCTAAAGAAAGTGTAGAGGAAGATGTTGCGGAT is from Helianthus annuus cultivar XRQ/B chromosome 9, HanXRQr2.0-SUNRISE, whole genome shotgun sequence and encodes:
- the LOC110885211 gene encoding uncharacterized protein LOC110885211, with product MVIADEHSNTPESYKAAKPTEPEEETIKIGEKAIESEVCGNSVPEKSETDSVEQGKKEAFNVLEKNQGDGYGVTSSQDAACEDIKETTEEHALVVADFKEQDLNETPREFVKEETDDKSVDAQEASELSEIGSRDTEEQKYEESVKKIEQGVEIEETKPDVEIAKRSKMGYYKQSPPMLAPQHKQYLK